From a region of the Fusobacterium periodonticum ATCC 33693 genome:
- a CDS encoding ABC transporter permease, producing MKNKSEYIKFILPLLIIFFWFIFTYTGKVPPTSLPSLSAVKDTFIEMLKSGQLSNDLSLSLRRVLAGFFISSVLGISLGIFMGISSKAKEFFQLILTAIRQIPMIAWIPLIILWAGIGEVSKIVVILFAATFPIVVNTMGGVDSTSETYLEVAKMYGLSKKDTFFKVYLPSALPNIFTGLRLGLGASWMAVVASELIASSSGIGYRLNDARSLMRSDVVIVCMIIIGLVGLLMDKLIVLISHELTPWKKN from the coding sequence ATGAAAAATAAAAGTGAATATATAAAATTTATCTTACCTCTGTTGATAATCTTTTTTTGGTTTATATTCACCTATACTGGAAAAGTTCCACCTACATCTCTACCTAGTTTGAGTGCAGTAAAGGATACTTTTATAGAGATGTTAAAATCAGGGCAATTATCTAATGACTTAAGTCTAAGTCTACGTCGTGTTCTTGCTGGTTTCTTTATTTCTAGTGTATTAGGAATTTCTTTGGGGATATTCATGGGAATATCCTCAAAAGCTAAAGAATTTTTTCAACTGATATTAACAGCAATAAGACAGATACCTATGATTGCTTGGATACCTCTTATAATACTATGGGCAGGTATAGGAGAAGTTTCAAAGATTGTAGTAATATTATTTGCAGCAACTTTCCCAATAGTTGTAAATACTATGGGTGGAGTAGACTCAACTTCTGAAACATATCTTGAAGTTGCAAAGATGTATGGCTTAAGTAAAAAGGATACTTTCTTTAAAGTTTATCTTCCTTCAGCCTTACCAAATATTTTTACAGGTCTTCGTTTAGGTCTAGGAGCTTCTTGGATGGCAGTCGTTGCTTCAGAACTTATAGCTTCGTCTTCAGGTATAGGATATAGATTAAATGATGCTAGAAGCTTAATGAGATCAGATGTTGTCATAGTATGTATGATAATTATTGGGCTTGTTGGACTTTTAATGGATAAATTAATAGTGTTAATTTCTCATGAATTAACACCTTGGAAAAAGAATTAG
- a CDS encoding aryl-sulfate sulfotransferase: protein MGLPSIYPTGVTIYKPEKCWNGYNLVQTIESGALLFDMNGNEVRRWDQFHGFPNKLLPNGNLIGHSGDRNPKYGMQDGLDLVQIDYDGNIVWKFEKFEFVEDEGEEPKWMARTHHDYQREGNPVGYYVPGQIPEVNKGNTLILAHQTLYNKKISDKKLLDDVFYEIDWEGNILWQWNANEHFEEIGFNEDAKKTLYENPNIRAADGGVGDWLHINCMSYLGPNKHYDNGDERFHPENIIFDSREANFIAIISKKTGKIVWKIGPNWNDDDVKHIDFIIGPHHAHLIPQGLPGAGNILVFDNGGWGGYGLPNPSSKNGLKNALRDYSRVLEIDPITLEIVWEFTPESIKAAIPTDAAKFYSPYVSSAQRLPNGNTLIDEGSDGRVFEVTVEKEVVWEWISPYFTDGGKTTNNMIYRAYRYPYEWVPQEEKPIEKEIKPLDIKTYRLENSGKFGAKTVVKVEGTIPYSVSDALCVAKIDESKKLNSEKLFIVNRNLFEEIVEDNKKVEKLELILFGAERCRHCKALHPVIEKVLESDLAKSIKAKYVDVDKNPEITEKYKVQGIPVIIITDGEKELSRKAGEKTYSELYSWLEELISKNVK from the coding sequence ATGGGATTACCAAGCATTTACCCAACAGGAGTAACAATATATAAACCAGAAAAATGTTGGAATGGATATAATTTAGTTCAAACAATAGAATCAGGAGCTTTATTATTTGATATGAATGGAAACGAAGTTAGAAGATGGGATCAGTTTCATGGTTTCCCTAACAAGCTTCTTCCTAATGGAAATTTAATAGGACATTCTGGAGATAGAAATCCTAAATATGGTATGCAAGATGGACTTGATTTAGTTCAAATTGACTATGATGGAAATATTGTATGGAAGTTTGAAAAATTTGAATTTGTTGAAGATGAAGGTGAAGAACCTAAATGGATGGCAAGAACTCATCATGATTACCAAAGAGAAGGAAATCCTGTGGGGTACTATGTACCTGGACAAATTCCTGAAGTTAATAAAGGAAACACTCTTATACTTGCTCACCAAACTCTTTATAATAAAAAAATAAGTGATAAAAAATTACTTGATGATGTTTTTTATGAAATCGATTGGGAAGGAAATATACTTTGGCAATGGAATGCAAATGAGCATTTTGAAGAGATAGGATTTAATGAAGATGCTAAGAAAACTCTATATGAAAATCCTAATATCAGAGCTGCTGATGGTGGAGTTGGAGATTGGCTTCACATAAATTGTATGAGTTATTTAGGTCCTAATAAACATTATGACAATGGTGATGAAAGATTTCATCCTGAAAATATTATTTTTGACAGTAGAGAAGCAAACTTTATTGCAATAATCTCAAAGAAAACTGGAAAAATAGTTTGGAAAATAGGTCCAAATTGGAATGATGATGATGTTAAACATATAGACTTTATCATAGGTCCACATCATGCCCACTTAATACCTCAAGGACTACCTGGTGCAGGAAATATACTTGTTTTTGACAATGGTGGTTGGGGAGGATATGGACTACCTAATCCATCAAGTAAAAATGGTTTAAAAAATGCTTTAAGAGATTATTCAAGAGTTTTAGAAATAGATCCTATCACTTTAGAAATAGTTTGGGAATTTACTCCTGAGTCTATTAAAGCAGCTATCCCTACTGATGCCGCAAAATTTTATAGTCCTTATGTAAGTTCAGCTCAAAGATTACCTAATGGAAACACTTTAATAGATGAAGGTTCAGATGGAAGAGTTTTTGAAGTTACTGTTGAAAAAGAAGTAGTTTGGGAATGGATATCTCCATACTTTACTGATGGTGGAAAGACAACAAACAATATGATATACAGAGCATATAGATATCCTTATGAATGGGTTCCTCAAGAAGAAAAACCTATAGAAAAAGAAATAAAACCTCTTGATATTAAGACATACAGACTTGAAAATTCTGGAAAATTTGGAGCAAAAACTGTAGTAAAGGTAGAAGGAACTATTCCATACAGTGTAAGTGATGCTCTATGTGTTGCTAAGATAGATGAAAGCAAGAAACTAAATTCAGAAAAATTATTTATTGTAAACAGAAATCTTTTTGAAGAGATTGTTGAAGATAATAAAAAAGTTGAAAAGTTAGAATTAATTTTATTTGGAGCTGAAAGATGTAGACATTGTAAGGCACTTCACCCTGTTATAGAAAAAGTACTAGAAAGTGACTTAGCAAAATCTATAAAAGCCAAATATGTAGATGTTGATAAAAATCCTGAAATTACTGAAAAATATAAAGTTCAAGGTATTCCTGTAATCATAATTACAGATGGAGAAAAAGAGCTTTCAAGAAAAGCAGGTGAAAAAACTTATAGTGAACTGTACTCTTGGTTAGAAGAGTTAATTAGTAAAAATGTTAAATAG
- a CDS encoding nitrite/sulfite reductase, producing MEKLQGLENIDKVNEFIKLTRSALRDEEKYKLWNASKSMYGVYGERDKGTYMVRARFVESKISLDNFIFFLDLAKRYGDKRLHLTTRQDIQLHGNKKEDLVNLLKELKSKGFLTKATGGDAARAVIAPPTTGFEEEIINVAPYSRAVTRLILETADFMFLPRKYKVAFSNKEENNLYVKIADLGFEAIEKDGVKGFRVFGGGSLGINPKEAIIIKDFIKAEEALYYVVAMRNLFNEHGDRKIRGKARIRFILIRLGEEEFLKLFNNYLDDLYKKVGDKYRNILLEEIENYRNPYEVKAIKEKEKFVKKFNIVKGKIEGRYGYYIRLVKGDISLKEGEKLVEFLKNLNYKVEIRLTSHQELFIANLKRADVYALEKLSSKYSKKRFFSSLSCIGSTICNPGILDTPPLLEMILKYFKNKQRLASYLPRIQLSGCPNSCAAHQIAELGFQGKRKKDGAYFNVFVGGRFKTDGTIILNSSVGELKAETIPLFLEEMAKILKERKIAYEDYSKQDEFIELVKKFEGVI from the coding sequence ATGGAAAAGCTACAAGGTTTAGAAAATATTGACAAGGTAAATGAATTTATTAAACTTACTAGGTCAGCATTGAGAGATGAAGAAAAATATAAATTATGGAATGCCTCTAAATCTATGTATGGTGTCTATGGTGAAAGAGATAAAGGAACTTATATGGTAAGAGCTAGATTTGTAGAATCTAAAATAAGTTTAGATAACTTTATTTTCTTTTTAGACTTAGCTAAAAGATATGGAGATAAAAGATTACATCTAACAACAAGACAGGATATACAATTACATGGAAATAAAAAAGAAGATTTAGTTAATCTTTTAAAAGAATTAAAGTCTAAAGGTTTTTTAACTAAAGCAACAGGGGGAGATGCAGCAAGAGCCGTTATAGCACCTCCAACAACAGGTTTTGAAGAAGAAATTATAAATGTTGCTCCTTATAGTAGGGCTGTTACAAGACTTATCCTGGAAACAGCAGACTTTATGTTTTTACCTAGAAAATACAAAGTAGCTTTTTCAAATAAAGAAGAAAATAATCTTTATGTAAAAATTGCAGATTTAGGCTTTGAAGCTATTGAAAAAGATGGAGTGAAAGGTTTTAGAGTTTTTGGTGGAGGTAGTTTAGGAATAAATCCAAAGGAAGCTATAATTATTAAAGATTTTATAAAAGCTGAAGAAGCTTTATATTATGTTGTTGCAATGAGAAATCTTTTCAATGAACATGGTGATAGAAAAATAAGAGGAAAGGCAAGAATTCGTTTTATCTTAATTAGATTAGGTGAAGAGGAATTTTTAAAACTATTTAATAACTATTTAGATGACTTATATAAAAAAGTTGGAGATAAATATAGAAATATTCTTCTTGAAGAAATAGAAAATTACAGAAATCCTTATGAAGTTAAAGCTATTAAAGAAAAAGAAAAATTTGTAAAAAAATTTAATATAGTAAAAGGAAAGATAGAAGGTAGATATGGATATTATATTCGTTTAGTTAAAGGAGATATAAGTTTAAAGGAAGGAGAGAAGTTAGTAGAATTTTTAAAAAATCTTAATTATAAAGTTGAAATTAGATTAACATCTCATCAAGAATTATTTATAGCTAATTTGAAAAGGGCAGATGTCTATGCACTAGAGAAGCTAAGTAGTAAATACTCTAAGAAAAGATTTTTTAGTTCTCTTTCTTGTATAGGAAGTACTATCTGTAACCCTGGAATTTTAGATACACCCCCACTATTAGAAATGATTTTAAAATATTTTAAAAATAAACAAAGACTAGCTAGCTATTTACCAAGAATTCAATTATCTGGTTGTCCTAACTCCTGTGCAGCTCATCAAATAGCTGAGTTAGGATTTCAAGGTAAAAGAAAAAAAGATGGAGCATATTTCAATGTTTTTGTAGGTGGAAGATTTAAAACAGATGGTACTATAATATTGAATAGTTCAGTAGGAGAATTAAAAGCTGAGACTATACCACTATTCCTTGAAGAAATGGCCAAAATATTAAAAGAAAGAAAAATAGCTTATGAAGATTATTCAAAACAAGATGAATTTATAGAGTTAGTTAAAAAATTTGAAGGAGTGATATAA
- a CDS encoding DMT family transporter, with protein sequence MNKKSYFGDLMLFLAAFIWGTAFVAQVTGMDKIGPFTFNMARSIVAVICLGAYLIFTKAKIPKNKAFLLKGGLICGIFIFTGTSLQQIGLQYTTAGKTGFITSFYILILPFITMIFLKHKIDLLTWISIIIGFIGLYLLAVPSLRGFSMNKGDFIVFLGSFCWAGHILVIDYYSKKVNPVELSFLQFFVLTILSGICAFIFENETATLGNIFASWKSVMYAGFFSSGVAYTLQMVGQKYTKPVVASLILSLEAVFAALAGYLMLDEVMTSREFTGCFIVFLAMIFSQIPKDLFKKKYIGLK encoded by the coding sequence ATGAATAAAAAAAGTTATTTTGGAGATTTAATGTTATTCTTAGCAGCATTTATATGGGGGACAGCTTTTGTTGCTCAGGTTACTGGTATGGATAAGATAGGGCCTTTTACTTTTAATATGGCTCGTTCTATCGTTGCAGTGATATGTCTTGGAGCTTATTTAATTTTTACTAAGGCTAAAATCCCTAAAAATAAAGCTTTCTTATTAAAAGGTGGTTTAATTTGTGGAATTTTTATCTTCACTGGAACATCTTTACAACAAATTGGTCTCCAATATACAACCGCAGGTAAAACAGGTTTCATAACATCATTTTATATTTTAATTCTTCCTTTTATAACTATGATTTTTTTAAAACATAAAATAGACTTATTAACTTGGATAAGTATAATTATAGGTTTTATTGGATTATATTTATTAGCTGTTCCAAGTTTAAGAGGCTTTTCAATGAATAAAGGAGACTTTATAGTATTTCTTGGTTCTTTTTGTTGGGCAGGTCATATTTTAGTTATAGACTATTACTCTAAAAAGGTTAATCCGGTTGAGTTATCATTTTTACAATTTTTTGTACTAACTATTTTATCAGGAATTTGTGCTTTTATTTTTGAAAATGAAACTGCAACATTAGGTAATATTTTTGCTTCTTGGAAGTCTGTTATGTATGCTGGATTTTTCTCATCAGGAGTAGCTTATACTTTACAAATGGTAGGACAAAAGTATACTAAACCTGTTGTTGCTTCATTAATTTTAAGTTTAGAAGCTGTTTTTGCAGCACTTGCTGGATATTTAATGCTTGATGAAGTTATGACTTCAAGAGAATTTACAGGATGTTTCATTGTGTTCTTAGCTATGATATTCTCACAAATTCCTAAAGATTTATTTAAGAAAAAATATATAGGTTTAAAGTAA
- a CDS encoding DJ-1 family glyoxalase III — protein sequence MKTYIFLANGFEILETFSPVDVLKRCGAEVVTVSTEKDLFVSSSQNNIVKADVMLDEIDYKDADLVVIPGGYPGYVNLRENKEVVDIVKYFLENDKYVASICGGPTIFSHNKIANGAKITAHSSVRKEIEENHIYVDVPTHVDGKIITGVGAGQALSFAFKIAEQFFTKEKIEEVKKGMELI from the coding sequence ATGAAAACTTATATTTTTTTAGCAAATGGTTTTGAGATTTTAGAGACATTTTCTCCAGTTGATGTATTAAAAAGATGTGGAGCTGAAGTTGTAACTGTTTCTACTGAAAAAGACCTATTTGTTTCAAGTTCACAAAATAATATAGTGAAAGCTGATGTTATGTTAGATGAAATTGATTATAAGGATGCTGACTTAGTTGTAATTCCTGGAGGATATCCTGGTTATGTTAATTTGAGAGAAAATAAGGAAGTAGTTGATATAGTTAAATATTTCTTAGAAAACGATAAATATGTAGCCTCAATTTGTGGAGGACCAACTATTTTTTCACATAATAAAATAGCAAATGGAGCAAAAATAACAGCTCATTCATCTGTAAGAAAAGAAATAGAAGAAAATCATATCTATGTTGATGTTCCTACACATGTAGATGGAAAAATTATTACAGGAGTTGGAGCAGGACAAGCTTTAAGTTTTGCCTTTAAAATTGCTGAACAATTTTTTACAAAAGAAAAGATTGAAGAAGTAAAAAAAGGAATGGAATTAATTTAA
- a CDS encoding MetQ/NlpA family ABC transporter substrate-binding protein, which yields MKFTKLIGRVGAFLLISAGAFAGTIKVGATPVPHAEILELIKPDLKKQGVELKIVEFTDYVTPNLALSDKEIDANFFQHKPYLDKFIEERKLNLVSIGNVHVEPLGLYSKKIKSINDLKKGDTIAIPSDPSNGGRALILLHNKGVITLKDPKNLFATEFDIVKNPKKIKFKPTEVAQLPRILPDVTAAIINGNYALQANLSPAKDSIILEGKESPYANILVVRKGDEKKEDIQKLLKALRSQKVKDYINKKYSDGSVVPAF from the coding sequence ATGAAATTTACAAAATTAATCGGAAGAGTAGGAGCATTTTTATTAATATCTGCAGGGGCATTTGCTGGAACAATCAAAGTAGGTGCAACACCAGTTCCACATGCTGAAATATTAGAATTAATCAAACCTGATTTAAAGAAACAAGGAGTTGAATTAAAGATAGTTGAATTTACAGACTATGTAACACCTAACTTAGCATTATCTGATAAAGAAATAGATGCTAACTTCTTTCAACACAAACCTTACCTTGATAAGTTTATTGAAGAAAGAAAATTAAATCTAGTTTCAATTGGAAATGTACATGTTGAACCACTTGGATTATATTCTAAAAAAATAAAATCAATCAATGATTTAAAGAAAGGTGATACTATAGCAATTCCAAGTGACCCATCAAATGGTGGAAGAGCATTAATCTTATTACACAATAAAGGAGTAATCACTTTAAAAGATCCTAAAAACTTATTTGCAACTGAATTTGATATAGTTAAAAACCCTAAAAAAATCAAATTTAAACCAACTGAAGTTGCTCAATTACCAAGAATTTTACCTGATGTAACTGCTGCTATTATAAATGGAAACTATGCTTTACAAGCTAACTTATCACCAGCTAAAGACTCTATAATTTTAGAAGGTAAAGAATCTCCATATGCAAATATATTAGTTGTTCGTAAAGGTGATGAAAAGAAAGAAGATATCCAAAAATTACTAAAAGCTCTTCGTAGTCAAAAAGTAAAAGACTATATCAACAAAAAATATAGTGATGGATCAGTTGTACCTGCATTCTAA
- a CDS encoding methionine ABC transporter permease → MDISSLIEPLFENFENPIISMLAVSTVETLYMVLLSTLFSLLLGFPIGVLLVITKEDGIYEMKKFNAILGVIINALRSFPFIILMIILFPLSRFVVGTTIGATAAVVPLSIGAAPFVARIVEGSLLEVDPGLVEASQSMGASNSKIVFKVMLPECYPTLVHGIVVTIISLIGYSAMAGTIGAGGLGDLAIRFGYLRFKLDIMIYAIIIIIILVQIIQSVGNYIVNRRLKKIGK, encoded by the coding sequence ATGGATATTAGTTCTTTAATTGAACCTCTTTTTGAGAACTTTGAAAACCCAATTATAAGTATGTTAGCAGTTTCAACTGTTGAAACTTTATATATGGTTTTACTTTCAACACTATTTTCATTACTTTTGGGCTTTCCAATAGGAGTTTTACTTGTTATAACAAAAGAGGATGGCATATATGAAATGAAAAAATTTAATGCTATCTTAGGAGTTATAATAAATGCTTTAAGATCTTTCCCTTTCATAATCTTGATGATAATTTTATTCCCTTTATCAAGATTTGTAGTGGGAACAACAATAGGTGCTACTGCGGCTGTTGTACCTTTATCAATAGGAGCTGCACCTTTTGTAGCAAGAATAGTTGAAGGATCTTTACTTGAAGTAGATCCTGGACTTGTAGAAGCTAGTCAAAGTATGGGAGCTAGTAACTCAAAAATAGTTTTTAAAGTTATGCTTCCTGAATGTTATCCAACTTTAGTTCATGGTATTGTTGTAACAATAATCAGTTTGATTGGTTACTCTGCAATGGCTGGAACAATAGGAGCTGGAGGACTTGGAGACCTAGCAATAAGATTTGGTTATTTAAGATTTAAGTTAGACATAATGATTTATGCAATAATTATAATTATCATTTTGGTTCAAATCATACAATCAGTTGGTAATTACATTGTAAATAGAAGACTTAAAAAAATAGGAAAATAA
- a CDS encoding methionine ABC transporter ATP-binding protein — MITLEKVNKIYSNGLHAVKDVNLKVDKGDIFGIIGLSGAGKSSLIRLINRLEEPTSGKIFINGENILEFNKTQLLERRKKIGMIFQHFNLLSSRTVEENVAFALEIANWKKNEIKERVAMLLDIVGLSDKAKYYPSQLSGGQKQRVSIARALANNPDILLSDEATSALDPKTTKSILELIKEIQQKFSLTVLMITHQMEVVKEVCNKVAIMSDGKIVEEGGVHHIFADPKNEITKELISYVHQQTDTEIDYLHHKGKKIVKVKFLGTSVQEPIISKVIKEYDIDISVLGGTIDKLATMNIGHLYLELDGDLSAQDKAIELMGTMDVIVEVIYNGY; from the coding sequence ATGATTACACTTGAAAAAGTTAATAAAATTTATTCCAATGGCTTGCATGCAGTAAAAGATGTTAATTTAAAAGTAGACAAAGGGGATATTTTTGGTATCATAGGTTTAAGTGGTGCTGGAAAATCTTCTCTCATAAGACTAATTAACAGACTTGAAGAACCTACAAGTGGAAAAATTTTTATTAATGGAGAAAATATTTTAGAGTTTAATAAAACACAATTATTAGAAAGAAGAAAAAAAATAGGAATGATATTCCAACATTTTAATCTACTTTCTTCAAGAACAGTTGAAGAAAATGTTGCTTTTGCATTAGAAATTGCAAACTGGAAAAAAAATGAAATAAAAGAGAGAGTAGCTATGCTTCTTGATATTGTGGGTCTATCTGATAAAGCTAAGTATTATCCTAGCCAATTAAGTGGTGGACAAAAACAAAGAGTTTCTATAGCTAGAGCCTTAGCAAATAATCCTGATATATTATTATCAGATGAGGCTACTTCAGCTCTTGATCCTAAGACAACAAAGTCTATTTTGGAACTTATTAAAGAGATTCAACAAAAATTTTCATTGACAGTACTTATGATAACTCACCAAATGGAAGTTGTTAAAGAAGTTTGTAATAAAGTTGCAATAATGTCTGATGGAAAAATAGTTGAGGAAGGTGGGGTTCACCATATATTTGCTGATCCTAAAAATGAAATAACAAAAGAATTAATTTCTTATGTTCATCAACAAACTGATACAGAAATTGACTATTTACACCATAAAGGTAAAAAGATAGTTAAAGTCAAATTCTTAGGAACATCTGTACAAGAACCGATAATTTCTAAAGTTATTAAAGAATATGATATTGATATCAGTGTTCTAGGTGGAACTATAGATAAATTAGCAACAATGAATATAGGACATCTTTATCTTGAATTAGATGGCGATTTAAGTGCTCAAGATAAAGCTATTGAGCTAATGGGAACTATGGATGTCATTGTGGAGGTGATATATAATGGATATTAG
- the murI gene encoding glutamate racemase produces MADKRQRIGIFDSGLGGTTVLKEMMKALPNEDYIYYGDNGNFPYGSGKTKNEIQKLTERILDFFVKNNCKLVIVACNTASTAAIDYLREKFPLPILGIVEAGIKIARKNTKTKNIAVISTKFTAESHGYKNKAKMIDTELNVKEIACVEFPMMIETGWETFDNREELLNKYLSEIPKNVDTLVLGCTHYPLIRKDIEDRTKLKVVDPAVQIVDKVKQTLGSLELLNDKKTKGKKIFFVTGETYHFKPTAEKFLGEEIEIYRIPK; encoded by the coding sequence ATGGCGGACAAAAGACAAAGAATAGGAATATTTGATTCAGGTTTAGGAGGAACTACTGTACTAAAGGAAATGATGAAAGCATTACCAAATGAAGACTATATTTATTATGGTGATAATGGAAATTTCCCCTATGGTTCTGGTAAAACAAAAAATGAAATTCAAAAATTAACTGAAAGAATTTTAGATTTTTTTGTTAAAAATAATTGTAAACTAGTCATTGTTGCTTGTAATACAGCATCAACAGCTGCAATAGATTATTTGAGAGAAAAATTTCCTCTACCTATACTTGGTATAGTTGAAGCTGGAATAAAGATTGCAAGAAAAAATACTAAAACTAAAAATATAGCTGTAATTTCAACTAAATTTACTGCTGAATCTCATGGCTATAAAAATAAAGCTAAAATGATAGATACAGAGTTAAATGTTAAAGAAATAGCCTGTGTAGAATTTCCTATGATGATAGAAACAGGTTGGGAAACCTTTGACAATAGAGAAGAATTACTTAATAAGTATTTATCAGAAATTCCTAAGAATGTTGATACTTTAGTCTTAGGTTGTACACATTATCCACTTATAAGAAAAGATATAGAAGATAGAACAAAATTAAAAGTTGTTGACCCTGCTGTACAAATAGTTGATAAAGTAAAACAAACTTTAGGATCTTTAGAACTTTTAAATGATAAAAAAACAAAAGGAAAAAAAATATTTTTTGTAACAGGAGAAACATATCATTTTAAACCTACAGCAGAAAAATTTTTAGGTGAGGAAATAGAGATTTATAGAATACCTAAATAA
- the gltS gene encoding sodium/glutamate symporter yields MFEYQLNMAETVGFAIVLLLLGRWIKKKVNFFERFFIPAPVIGGTLFSIILLIGHQTESFTFTFNNDIKNLLMIAFFTTVGFSASLKILAKGGVGVALFLLAATILVILQDIVGPVLAKALGIDPLLGLAAGSIPLTGGHGTSGAFGPYLEELGASGATVVAVASATYGLISGCLIGGPIARRLMIKNNLKPTEGKAGFDSSLLNNESEMTEESLFSAVVYVGIAMGIGATINIILEKYGIKFPAYLMGMVVAAIMRNIIDASQKPLPFNEIGVIGNISLSLFLSMALMSMKLWELVELAGPLSVILIVQTIVMALFAYFVTFNIMGRDYDAAVISTGHCGFGLGATPNAIANMETFTATNGPSVKAFFIIPIVGSLFIDFVNAMVIKGFASWIVANFR; encoded by the coding sequence ATGTTTGAATATCAATTAAATATGGCGGAAACTGTCGGTTTTGCAATTGTACTTTTATTGTTAGGAAGATGGATAAAAAAGAAAGTTAATTTCTTTGAAAGATTCTTTATTCCTGCACCAGTTATAGGTGGTACATTATTCTCAATAATCCTTTTAATAGGACACCAAACAGAAAGTTTTACTTTTACTTTCAATAATGATATCAAAAACTTATTAATGATTGCATTCTTTACAACAGTTGGATTCTCAGCAAGTTTAAAAATTCTTGCAAAAGGTGGAGTTGGAGTTGCTCTATTCTTATTAGCAGCTACAATATTAGTTATCCTTCAAGATATAGTTGGACCTGTTTTAGCTAAAGCTTTAGGAATAGATCCATTACTAGGATTAGCAGCTGGTTCTATACCTTTAACAGGTGGACACGGAACATCAGGAGCATTTGGACCTTATCTTGAAGAATTAGGTGCTTCAGGGGCAACAGTTGTTGCAGTTGCATCAGCTACTTATGGATTAATTTCAGGATGTTTAATAGGTGGACCAATAGCTAGAAGACTTATGATAAAAAATAATTTAAAACCAACTGAAGGTAAAGCTGGTTTTGATAGTTCTTTATTAAATAATGAATCTGAAATGACTGAAGAAAGTTTATTCTCAGCAGTTGTTTATGTTGGAATAGCAATGGGAATTGGAGCTACTATTAACATAATTTTAGAAAAATATGGAATAAAATTCCCTGCATACTTAATGGGAATGGTTGTTGCAGCTATAATGAGAAATATAATTGATGCTAGTCAAAAACCTTTACCATTCAATGAAATAGGAGTAATTGGAAATATTTCTTTATCTCTATTCTTATCAATGGCTTTAATGTCAATGAAATTATGGGAACTTGTAGAATTAGCAGGACCTTTATCAGTAATATTAATAGTTCAAACAATTGTAATGGCTTTATTTGCTTACTTTGTTACATTTAATATTATGGGAAGAGACTATGATGCAGCAGTTATTTCAACTGGACACTGTGGATTTGGATTAGGAGCTACTCCAAATGCTATAGCTAACATGGAAACATTTACTGCAACTAATGGTCCTTCTGTAAAAGCTTTCTTCATTATACCAATAGTTGGATCTCTATTTATAGATTTCGTTAACGCAATGGTTATAAAAGGATTTGCTTCTTGGATAGTTGCTAACTTCAGATAA